A region from the Panicum hallii strain FIL2 chromosome 1, PHallii_v3.1, whole genome shotgun sequence genome encodes:
- the LOC112881520 gene encoding putative multidrug resistance protein — MGKDGPPGTAKKAAPALRSFASVFMHADAADAALMVLGLVGAMGDGLSTPVMLFITSRIFNDLGSGPDLLREFSSKINENARNLLFLALANWIMAFLEGYCWARTAERQASRMRERYLRAVLRQDVEYFDLKVGSTSEVITSVSNDSLVVQDVLSEKVPNFVMNCSMFLGSYAVGFALLWHLTLVALPSVLLLIIPGFMYGRILIGLARRIREQYTRPGAIAEQAVSSVRTVYSFVAERTTMAQFSAALEESARLGIKQGFAKGVAIGSNGITFAIWAFNVWYGSRLVMYHGYKGGTVFAVSAAIVVGGLALGSGLSNVKYFSEASSAAERVQEVIRRVPKIDSESSAGEELPNVAGEVEFKNVEFCYPSRPETPIFVSFNLRVPAGRTVALVGGSGSGKSTVIALLERFYDPSAGEVSLDGVDIRRLRLKWLRAQMGLVSQEPALFATSIKENILFGKEDATEEEVVAAAKAANAHNFISQLPQGYDTQVGERGVQMSGGQKQRIAIARAIIKSPKILLLDEATSALDTESERVVQEALDLASVGRTTIVIAHRLSTIRNADMIAVMQYGEVKELGSHDELIANESGLYTSLVRLQQTRDSRETTEVGGTGSTSAAGQSSSHSMSRRFSAASRSSSGRSMGDAENDNSTDKSKLPVPSFRRLLMLNAPEWKQALMGSFSAIVFGGIQPAYAYAMGSMISIYFLTDHNEIKDKTRTYALIFVGLAVLSFLINIGQHYNFGAMGEYLTKRVREQMLAKILTFEIGWFDRDENSSGVICSQLAKDANVVRSLVGDRMALVIQTVSAVLIACTMGLVIAWRLALVMIAVQPLIIVCFYARRVLLKSMSKKSIQAQSESSKLAAEAVSNLRTITAFSSQDRILRLFDQAQDGPRKESIRQSWFAGLGLGTSMSLMTCTWALDFWYGGRLMAEHHITAKALFQTFMILVSTGRVIADAGSMTTDLAKGADAVASVFAVLDRETEIDPDNPEGYKPEKLKGEVDIRGVDFAYPSRPDVIIFKGFSLSIQPGKSTALVGQSGSGKSTIIGLIERFYDPLRGVVKIDGRDIKTYNLRALRRHIGLVSQEPTLFAGTIRENIVYGTETATEAEIENAARSANAHDFISNLKDGYNTWCGERGVQLSGGQKQRIAIARAILKNPAILLLDEATSALDSQSEKVVQEALDRVMVGRTSIVVAHRLSTIQNCDQITVLEKGIVVEKGTHASLMAKGPSGTYFGLVSLQQGRNQR; from the exons ATGGGTAAGGACGGGCCGCCGGGGACGGCCAagaaggcggcgccggcgctgcGGTCGTTCGCGTCGGTGTTCATGCACGCGGACGCGGCGGACGCGGCGCTCATGGTGCTCGGCCTGGTGGGCGCCATGGGCGACGGCCTGTCCACGCCCGTCATGCTATTCATCACCAGCCGCATCTTCAACGACCTCGGCAGCGGGCCGGACCTCCTCCGGGAGTTCAGCTCCAAGATCAACGAG AACGCGCGGAACCTCCTCTTCCTGGCGCTCGCCAACTGGATCATGGCGTTCCTAG AGGGGTACTGCTGGGCGCGCACGGCGGAGCGGCAGGCGTCGCGGATGCGGGAGCGGTACCTGCGGGCGGTGCTTCGGCAGGACGTGGAGTACTTCGACCTCAAGGTGGGCTCCACGTCGGAGGTGATCACCAGCGTCTCCAACGACAGCCTCGTCGTGCAGGACGTGCTGAGCGAGAAGGTGCCCAACTTCGTGATGAACTGCTCCATGTTCCTGGGCAGCTACGCCGTCGGCTTCGCGCTGCTGTGGCACCTCACGCTGGTAGCGCTGCCGTCGGTGCTGCTGCTCATCATCCCGGGCTTCATGTACGGCCGCATCCTCATCGGCCTCGCGCGCCGGATCAGGGAGCAGTACACGCGCCCGGGCGCCATCGCCGAGCAGGCCGTCTCCTCCGTGCGCACCGTGTACTCGTTCGTGGCGGAGCGGACCACCATGGCGCAGTTCTCCGCCGCGCTCGAGGAGTCGGCGCGGCTCGGGATCAAGCAGGGGTTCGCCAAGGGAGTCGCCATCGGCAGCAACGGCATCACCTTCGCCATCTGGGCGTTCAACGTCTGGTACGGCAGCCGCCTCGTCATGTACCACGGCTACAAGGGCGGCACCGTCTTCGCCGTCTCCGCCGCCATTGTCGTCGGCGGCCT AGCTCTGGGGTCGGGGCTGTCGAACGTGAAGTACTTCTCGGAGGCGAGCTCGGCGGCGGAGAGGGTCCAGGAGGTGATCCGGCGGGTGCCCAAGATCGACTCCGAGAGCAGCGCCGGCGAGGAGCTGCCCAACGTCGCCGGCGAGGTGGAATTCAAGAACGTGGAGTTCTGCTACCCGTCGCGGCCGGAGACCCCGATCTTCGTGAGCTTCAACCTGCGCGTGCCGGCGGGGCGCACGGTGGCGCTGGTGGGCGGCAGCGGGTCCGGCAAGTCCACCGTGATCGCGCTGCTGGAGCGGTTCTACGACCCGTCCGCCGGCGAGGTGAGCCTGGACGGCGTGGACatccggcggctgcggctcaAGTGGCTGCGCGCGCAGATGGGGCTCGTCAGCCAGGAGCCGGCGCTGTTCGCGACGTCCATCAAGGAGAACATCCTGTTCGGCAAGGAGGACGCCACGGAGGAGgaggtcgtcgccgccgccaagGCGGCCAACGCCCACAACTTCATCTCCCAGTTGCCGCAGGGCTACGACACGCAG GTGGGTGAGCGTGGTGTCCAAATGTCTGGAGGTCAGAAGCAAAGGATTGCTATTGCCAGAGCTATCATTAAGTCACCTAAGATCCTCCTCCTTGATGAAGCCACAAGCGCATTGGACACAGAGTCGGAGCGTGTTGTGCAAGAGGCACTTGACCTGGCCTCCGTGGGTCGGACAACTATTGTCATTGCACATCGGCTCTCCACAATCCGAAATGCTGACATGATTGCGGTGATGCAGTATGGTGAGGTCAAGGAGCTGGGCTCCCATGATGAGCTCATCGCCAATGAGAGTGGCCTCTACACATCTCTTGTCCGCCTTCAGCAGACCAGGGATTCAAGGGAGACTACTGAGGTTGGTGGAACTGGAAGTACATCTGCTGCAGGGCAATCTAGCAGCCACAGCATGAGCAGGAGGTTCTCTGCAGCTAGCAGGTCAAGCTCAGGACGGTCGATGGGTGATGCAGAAAATGATAATAGTACCGACAAGTCAAAGCTTCCCGTCCCATCATTCAGAAGATTACTGATGCTTAATGCACCAGAGTGGAAGCAGGCTCTGATGGGAAGCTTCAGTGCTATTGTGTTTGGAGGCATACAGCCTGCATATGCATATGCCATGGGAAGCATGATCTCAATCTACTTCTTGACAGACCACAATGAGATCAAGGACAAAACAAGGACCTATGCACTCATCTTCGTTGGTCTAGCAGTGCTCTCATTCTTGATCAATATTGGGCAACATTACAACTTCGGTGCCATGGGGGAATACCTCACCAAGAGAGTCAGAGAACAGATGCTTGCAAAAATCCTTACTTTTGAGATTGGGTGGTTTGACCGTGACGAGAACTCCAGTGGTGTCATATGCTCACAACTTGCCAAGGATGCCAACGTT GTGAGGTCACTTGTGGGTGATCGAATGGCTCTAGTGATCCAGACAGTTTCTGCAGTTCTCATAGCCTGCACCATGGGCCTGGTGATAGCTTGGCGTTTGGCCCTTGTCATGATAGCAGTGCAACCCCTTATCATTGTTTGCTTTTATGCACGTCGCGTCTTACTAAAGAGCATGTCCAAGAAATCAATACAGGCACAATCTGAAAGTAGCAAGCTAGCAGCTGAGGCTGTATCCAATCTCCGCACCATCACTGCTTTCTCATCCCAGGACCGCATCCTACGCCTCTTTGACCAAGCACAGGATGGGCCACGCAAGGAAAGCATCAGACAGTCATGGTTCGCAGGACTGGGCCTTGGCACCTCCATGAGCCTTATGACATGCACATGGGCCCTCGACTTCTGGTATGGTGGCAGGCTCATGGCTGAGCATCACATAACTGCCAAGGCACTCTTCCAAACCTTCATGATTCTAGTAAGCACAGGGCGTGTGATTGCAGATGCAGGTAGCATGACTACAGACCTTGCTAAGGGTGCCGATGCAGTCGCTTCAGTGTTTGCTGTTCTTGACAGAGAAACTGAAATTGACCCTGACAACCCTGAGGGGTACAAGCCAGAGAAACTAAAAGGTGAGGTTGACATTAGAGGAGTTGACTTTGCTTACCCTTCAAGGCCAGATGTGATTATCTTCAAAGGGTTTTCCTTGAGCATCCAGCCAGGCAAGTCAACAGCCCTTGTTGGGCAAAGTGGTTCTGGCAAGTCGACAATCATTGGGCTTATAGAGAGGTTTTATGACCCACTTCGGGGGGTAGTGAAGATTGATGGTAGAGACATCAAAACATACAATCTCAGAGCCCTGCGGCGTCACATTGGATTGGTCAGCCAGGAACCAACACTATTTGCAGGTACAATAAGAGAAAATATTGTGTATGGTACAGAAACAGCAACTGAAGCAGAAATTGAGAATGCAGCAAGGTCTGCGAATGCACATGACTTTATTAGCAACCTCAAGGATGGATACAACACATGGTGTGGTGAGAGGGGTGTTCAGCTTTCAGGAGGCCAGAAACAACGCATTGCAATTGCACGTGCCATCCTGAAGAACCCTGCAATACTGCTACTGGATGAAGCAACAAGTGCGCTGGACAGCCAGTCTGAGAAGGTGGTACAAGAGGCATTAGACCGAGTGATGGTTGGCAGGACAAGCATTGTGGTGGCACATAGGCTCAGCACAATCCAGAACTGTGACCAGATCACTGTGCTTGAGAAGGGAATTGTTGTGGAGAAGGGCACACATGCATCCCTTATGGCCAAGGGTCCCTCTGGAACATACTTTGGATTGGTCAGTTTGCAACAAGGACGAAATCAGCGTTGA